A window of Mycobacteriales bacterium contains these coding sequences:
- a CDS encoding IclR family transcriptional regulator gives MSDELMGESETTMPGPAAPSRPSAVGPGRAASAEPHGRKPVLVLRKARAVLDAFTPAVPELTAREVQRRTGLPPTTCLRLLQALVDEGFLDRQDDKYRPGLALLAWAGTATEALDLVATAAPVLAALRDATGESVCLFVRQGGHHICVAVEQTSHAVVHILRVGQVLPLHAGSAGRVFLAFDPTAAEALPAARLPAFTEHTLTGRGQLQQAVDAVRRDGHAVSYEERSVGAASLSAPVFDHTGSLVAVLGIAAPVQRFGPDLVPAHAQEVTGAAAKLSRRLGHRGEGAGVIARNAGGGAGTAAGERVEQ, from the coding sequence ATGTCCGACGAGCTCATGGGGGAGAGCGAAACCACGATGCCAGGTCCGGCTGCACCCTCTCGGCCGAGCGCGGTCGGCCCGGGGCGAGCCGCGTCCGCCGAGCCGCACGGCCGCAAGCCCGTGCTCGTGCTGCGCAAGGCCCGCGCCGTGCTCGACGCCTTCACACCCGCCGTGCCCGAGCTGACTGCGCGCGAGGTCCAGCGTCGTACCGGCCTGCCCCCGACAACCTGTCTGAGGCTGCTCCAGGCGTTGGTGGACGAGGGGTTCCTGGACCGTCAGGACGACAAGTACCGCCCGGGACTGGCCCTGCTCGCGTGGGCGGGCACGGCCACCGAGGCCCTGGACCTGGTCGCCACCGCCGCGCCGGTGCTCGCCGCGTTGCGTGACGCCACAGGGGAGAGTGTGTGCCTGTTCGTCCGGCAGGGCGGGCACCACATCTGCGTCGCGGTCGAGCAGACCTCGCACGCTGTCGTGCACATCCTGCGGGTCGGCCAGGTGCTCCCGCTGCACGCCGGCTCGGCAGGCAGGGTGTTCCTCGCCTTTGACCCGACGGCGGCCGAGGCGCTGCCCGCGGCCCGGCTTCCTGCGTTCACCGAGCACACACTGACCGGGCGTGGGCAGCTGCAGCAGGCGGTGGACGCGGTGCGACGAGACGGACATGCCGTGTCGTACGAGGAGCGTTCGGTCGGTGCAGCGTCGCTGAGTGCTCCCGTCTTCGATCACACCGGTTCACTGGTTGCGGTCCTCGGCATCGCTGCTCCGGTCCAGCGGTTCGGCCCGGACCTGGTCCCGGCGCACGCCCAGGAGGTGACCGGCGCAGCCGCCAAGCTCTCGCGTCGTCTCGGCCATCGCGGTGAAGGAGCAGGCGTGATCGCCCGGAACGCCGGCGGCGGGGCCGGGACCGCTGCCGGCGAGCGGGTCGAGCAGTGA
- a CDS encoding aconitase family protein: protein MGETLTVKLLGSHLVAGELVAGQDITVSVDQVLVEDATGTMTAMQFELLGDVMDVAVPLAVMYVDHNVLQIDDKNMQDHRYLWTFSERYGMRFSPPGHGISHYIHLERFARPGQLLVGADSHTTTAGAVGMFATGAGGLEVAVAMAGYGFELPCPRVIGVELIGRLSEGVEAKDVVLELLRRYGVRGGRGAVFEFFGDGVPGISTAGRATICNMVMETGATTGVFPSDDETRRWLAAQGREDAWHPLAADPGASYDAVERIDLSSLEPLVALPPSPGNVVPVAEAAGIELVQVCVGSRSTAPTRTWPPSQPCCAATRWRPASS, encoded by the coding sequence GTGGGCGAGACGTTGACGGTGAAGCTGCTCGGCAGTCATCTGGTGGCCGGTGAGCTGGTCGCGGGCCAGGACATCACGGTGTCGGTGGACCAGGTACTCGTCGAGGACGCGACCGGGACGATGACGGCGATGCAGTTCGAACTGCTGGGTGACGTCATGGACGTGGCCGTCCCGCTCGCGGTGATGTACGTGGATCACAACGTGCTGCAGATCGATGACAAGAACATGCAGGACCACCGCTACCTGTGGACGTTCTCCGAACGCTACGGCATGCGCTTCTCGCCGCCGGGACACGGCATTTCGCACTACATCCACCTGGAGCGGTTCGCCCGACCAGGGCAGCTGCTGGTCGGGGCCGACTCGCACACCACGACGGCGGGTGCGGTCGGCATGTTCGCGACCGGAGCGGGTGGCCTGGAGGTCGCCGTGGCGATGGCCGGCTACGGGTTCGAGCTGCCCTGCCCACGAGTCATCGGGGTGGAGCTGATCGGGCGGCTGAGCGAGGGAGTCGAGGCCAAGGACGTGGTCCTCGAGCTGCTGCGCCGCTACGGGGTGCGAGGTGGCCGCGGGGCGGTGTTCGAGTTCTTCGGCGACGGTGTGCCGGGCATCTCGACCGCGGGACGGGCCACGATCTGCAACATGGTCATGGAGACCGGCGCGACGACGGGAGTGTTCCCCTCGGACGACGAGACCCGGCGGTGGCTGGCCGCGCAGGGGCGGGAGGACGCGTGGCACCCGCTGGCAGCCGATCCCGGCGCCAGCTACGACGCGGTCGAGCGTATTGACCTGTCCTCGCTGGAGCCGCTGGTAGCCCTACCGCCGTCTCCGGGCAACGTCGTCCCGGTCGCCGAGGCCGCCGGCATCGAGCTCGTGCAGGTGTGCGTCGGGTCTCGGTCAACAGCTCCTACGAGGACCTGGCCACCGTCGCAGCCGTGCTGCGCGGCCACACGGTGGCGCCCGGCATCCAGCTGA
- a CDS encoding CaiB/BaiF CoA-transferase family protein gives MSESAPGAANGPAAGPLTGIRVLELGSFIAAPMAGRLFAEFGADVVKVERPRTGDELRSWRRTTGDTSLLFRTMGRGKRSVTLDLRQAKGRELALALVARSDVVLENFRPGTLERWGLGPEALYAVRPDLVLARISGYGQSGPYRERPGFASVAESIGGLRNLTGDPDRPPVRVGVSLGDSLAGLYAAVGVLMALLKRERTAGVAPPETVDVALHEAVFGVLEDLVPEYDGYGVVRRRTGAALPGIVPSNTYPVAGDGWVVIGGNGDAIYGRLMTAVGRPDLADDPRLADNVGRVGHRDTIDEAISSWTRRHDLDTVVRVLEDARVPVGPIYDAADILQDPHYAARDMLVRHQVEIEPGDVREVAFPGVVPKLSSSPGSTRGVGPDLGAHTDEVLVELAGVAPEQLRTLRETGVI, from the coding sequence GTGAGCGAATCAGCGCCCGGAGCGGCCAACGGACCGGCGGCGGGTCCGCTCACCGGGATCCGCGTGCTGGAGCTCGGCAGCTTCATCGCCGCACCGATGGCCGGGCGACTGTTCGCGGAGTTCGGTGCCGACGTCGTCAAGGTCGAGCGGCCCCGGACCGGCGACGAGTTGCGCAGCTGGCGGCGGACAACCGGCGACACCTCGCTGCTGTTCCGGACCATGGGCCGCGGCAAACGTTCGGTGACGCTCGACCTGCGCCAGGCCAAGGGGCGGGAGCTGGCGCTGGCGCTCGTCGCGCGCAGCGACGTCGTGCTGGAGAACTTCCGCCCGGGCACGCTCGAGAGGTGGGGCCTGGGCCCGGAGGCGCTGTACGCCGTACGGCCCGACCTCGTGCTGGCCAGGATCAGCGGCTATGGCCAGAGCGGTCCGTATCGCGAGCGGCCCGGCTTCGCCAGCGTCGCGGAGTCGATCGGTGGGCTGCGCAACCTCACCGGAGACCCGGACCGCCCGCCGGTCCGCGTCGGCGTCAGCCTCGGTGACTCGCTCGCCGGGCTCTACGCCGCCGTGGGGGTGCTCATGGCGCTGCTGAAGCGGGAGAGGACAGCCGGCGTGGCGCCGCCGGAGACGGTCGACGTCGCGCTCCACGAGGCGGTGTTCGGCGTCCTGGAGGACCTGGTGCCCGAGTACGACGGGTACGGCGTCGTGCGACGGCGTACCGGCGCGGCACTGCCCGGCATCGTCCCGTCGAACACCTACCCGGTCGCGGGTGACGGCTGGGTCGTGATCGGCGGTAACGGCGACGCGATCTACGGTCGCCTGATGACCGCCGTCGGGCGGCCCGATCTCGCCGACGATCCTCGGCTGGCCGACAACGTCGGCCGGGTCGGGCATCGCGACACGATCGACGAGGCCATTTCGTCGTGGACGCGACGGCACGACCTCGACACCGTCGTGCGGGTGCTGGAGGACGCCAGGGTGCCGGTCGGCCCGATCTACGACGCGGCGGACATCCTCCAGGACCCGCACTACGCCGCGCGGGACATGCTCGTGCGCCATCAGGTCGAGATCGAGCCCGGCGACGTCCGTGAGGTGGCCTTCCCCGGCGTGGTGCCGAAGCTCAGCAGCTCACCCGGGAGCACGCGCGGAGTCGGACCGGACC